Proteins encoded by one window of Aphis gossypii isolate Hap1 chromosome X, ASM2018417v2, whole genome shotgun sequence:
- the LOC114120317 gene encoding neogenin isoform X1, with translation MRPTGGVCRKLLLSGWCLTLRLLLFVAPVRSSVRFITEPSDIVTTAGKTIRLDCEANFDSVATLPQIRWRIPDGQYFDFIGDTRRSILKNGSLLIKNVFNNDEKDISEGLEAYQCVAFVDNIGSAVSRIATITLARLSPFEKQPTDLRLFPGQTAHFSCVINSQPLPKITWFKDHSPLVIDRTRMTIFPSGALEIDYVQKEDNGAYRCNVTGLDRHRLSDPGVLTVVENEDIIKRLKAPEFVAKPQSTIALEGSIVTLDCAAVGNPRPQISWLKGGTLIDMAYLDSRFSIIGTGGLQITQVNKNDDGNYICRVENHEDSTDASATLEVHVKPQFIRKPKDTMVLEKEDIILECEVAGKPPPRVTWLKNGDRIKQDEYLQFVNGTNLKISGLMTMDSGMFQCLASNPAGNIQSSAFLNVFHADNLPSSNSSTNISTDLVNTFSAAEKPKDLKNNLPSSPRALEASFVSSRLATLTWINPLKTNGEILTYTIFYQEEGSDRERMTNTSQTEITISGLLPDKHYLFRVMAVNEYGIGESSPRLKVMTKAEINLPGQPYNVTAKAVSPTSIYVSWSRPEYGSENLKEYKLFYMKDSTSEEQFFITKHTDREISDLSPYTKYKIWVVAYNQNGPGMKSLEVVVLTRPSAPSQPPQNIVVEAISSTEINIRWEHPPKSSQNGIITGYKIRYKKLDKKSSGDTITTAGDNLEYQISGLDKSSTYQIRLWTLNTVGFSPPSEWFTVLPFDKNLREDTVPDAPTNFKVRAFSNSLLITWSPPKDKSIIVREYTLGWGKGVPDVYKEKINPKIRQYEIKNLEQNADYVLSLAAVNEMGLGPIVYQMATIREQTIINTLEESSNPIIPPIGLKTNVISPNAIEVSWTDNSLLEFDSNVEDVRLYLVRYKPSYSPNNARYKYVNTTELSCIINDLKPNTQYEFTVKLIKGQFESAWSLLAMNNTQEAKPASPPRDLTAVKNEDKPQSITLNWQPPKFSNGQIIAYLILYTTDDTSSDNEWITETVEGELMSYSIKGLTPSTNYFFKIQAKNSIGYGPFSPTISIKTLPGGIPNNDGTSLKDGKSGINNTTILYILIACCLLLISCIGIGIALLCCKQNKPLRNRSKKGYIKGSTGYNAKGVAQSPSIKPPDLWIHHDQMELKSMEKSSQGSLDTSSGCGQGSSNTYDGPDTRVTIHHVPQTTNSLEKNNYVSSYVGNTVIQPLLSDEKVSTLNKRFKPVVLPVDSFDSIYNDTMATLPSQETRSPHPKSQYATATRAHVTVDLTAGAPENNYIVQATTIPDKFESIPVSSAGNPQQQHTGLVNSNEKRQQGHPLKSFSVPAPPPQSAPSTPQQKHIVTVRPQGSSSPYKKNIYSAINNSPSSTSMSSGPKTWKSPLTGLNQRDPITEVESLSKIQTSYSTEELNQEMANLEGLMKDLSAITASEFQC, from the exons ATGCGCCCGACCGGCGGTGTCTGCCGGAAACTACTGTTGTCCGGTTGGTGCCTGACGCTGAGGCTTCTGCTGTTTGTCGCACCAGTACGAA GTAGTGTACGGTTTATAACTGAACCTAGTGATATTGTAACGACTGCTGGTAAAACCATACGATTGGATTGTGAAGCAAATTTTGATAGTGTTGCTACATTGCCTCAAATTAGATGGAGGATTCCTGATGGACAGTACTTTGATTTTATTGGAGATACAAGAAg aTCTATATTGAAAAATGGGTCTCtgcttattaaaaatgttttcaataatgaTGAAAAAGATATTTCTGAAGGCTTGGAAGCATATCAATGTGTAGCATTTGTTGATAATATTGGTTCTGCTGTTAGTCGTATAGCAACTATAACTCTTGCAC gaCTATCGCCATTTGAAAAACAACCTACAGATTTAAGACTTTTTCCTGGACAAACAGCTCATTTCTCCTGTGTGATTAATTCACAACCTTTACCAAAAATAACTTGGTTCAAAGACCATTCACCATTAGTTATAGATAGAACTCGTATGACAATATTCCCATCAG gagCATTAGAAATTGATTATGTTCAAAAAGAAGACAATGGTGCTTATCGATGTAATGTTACTGGTTTGGATAGGCATAGATTAAGTGATCCTGGAGTATTGACAGTTGTTGAAAATGaag atataattaaaagattaaaagcTCCAGAATTTGTTGCTAAACCTCAATCAACAATAGCTTTAGAAGGATCGATTGTAACTCTAGATTGTGCTGCTGTTGGAAATCCACGGCCACAAATTTCTTGGTTAAAAGGTGGTACTCTAATTGATATGGc gtatctagATTCCCGATTTAGCATAATTGGTACTGGTGGCTTACAAATTACACAAGTGAATAAAAATGACGATGGAAATTATATTTGCCGGGTAGAAAATCATGAAGATTCTACTGATGCTTCTGCTACATTAGAAGTTCATG ttaagccACAATTTATTCGTAAACCCAAAGATACAATGGTTCTTGAAAAAGAAGATATAATATTGGAGTGTGAAGTAGCTGGTAAACCTCCACCACGAGTTACTTGGCTAAAAAATGGCGATAGAATTAAACAAGATGAGTATCTACAGTTTGTTAATGG aaccaatttaaaaatatctgggTTGATGACCATGGATTCTGGCATGTTCCAATGTTTGGCATCAAACCCTGCCGGTAATATTCAATCATCAgcatttttaaacgtttttcaTGCAG ACAATTTACCTAGTTCAAACAGTTCTACCAATATTAGTACTGATTTAGTCAATACATTCTCTGCAGCTGAAAAACCCaaggatttaaaaaacaatcttCCATCATCCCCAAGAGCATTAGAAGCGAGTTTTGTATCGTCTAGGTTAGCCACATTAACTTGGATTAATCCACTAAAAACTAATGGCGAGATATTAacttacacaatattttatcaagaaGAAGGATCTGAcag AGAACGAATGACAAACACATCACAAACTGAAATAACTATTAGTGGATTATTGCCTGATAAACATTATCTCTTTAGAGTAATGGCAGTAAATGAATATGGTATTGGTGAAAGTTCACCACGTTTGAAAGTAATGACCAAGGcagaaattaatttaccaGGACAACCTTATAATGTTACTGCTAAAGCAGTGTCACCTACATCAATTTATGTGTCTTGGTCTAGACCAGAATATGGCAGTGAGAATTtgaaagaatataaattattttatatgaag GATTCAACTTCCgaagaacaattttttataacaaaacatacAGACCGTGAAATAAGTGATTTAAGTCCATATACCAAGTATAAAATTTGGGTAGTGGCATACAATCAAAATGGTCCCGGTATGAAGTCCTTGGAAGTAGTTGTGTTAACAAGACCTTCAGCTCCATCACAACCAccacaaaatattgttgttgaaGCAATTTCTTCTAcg gagATTAATATTAGGTGGGAACATCCACCAAAGTCTAGTCAAAATGGAATTATAACAGGTTATAAAATTCGATACAAAAAGCTGGATAAAAAATCATCTGGTGACACTATCACAACTGCTGGTGATAATTTAGAATATCAAATTTCTGGTTTAGACAAAAGTTCA ACTTATCAAATTCGTTTATGGACTTTAAATACTGTTGGATTTAGCCCACCTTCAGAGTGGTTTACAGTACTAccatttgataaaaatctaAGAGAAGATACTGTCCCTGATGCACCTACTAATTTCAAAg ttcGAGCTTTTtccaattcattattaataacttggTCTCCACCAAaagataaaagtataattgtgAGAGAGTATACATTAGGATGGGGTAAAGGTGTTCCTGATGTAtataaggaaaaaataaatccaaaaatacgacaatatgaaattaaaaatttag aacAAAATGCTGATTATGTATTGAGTCTTGCTGCTGTTAATGAAATGGGCCTTGGACCAATAGTATACCAAATGGCAACCATAAGAGAACAAACAATCATAAACACATTGGAGGAATCATCAAATCCAATAATACCACCAATTGGTTTAAAAACTAACGTTATTTCTCCTAATGCCATAGAAGTATCTTGGACAGATAATTCTCTTCTAGAGtttgat TCAAATGTTGAAGATGTACGGCTTTACCTTGTACGATACAAACCGTCCTATTCGCCTAACAATGCACGTTACAAATATGTCAACACCACTGAACTTTCTtgcattattaatgatttaaaacctAATACTCAATATGAGTTTACAGTAAAATTGATCAAG GGCCAATTTGAAAGTGCTTGGAGCTTACTTGCGATGAATAATACTCAAGAAGCAAAACCAGCATCACCTCCGAGAGATTTAACTGCTGTTAAAAACGAAGATAAACCTCAatctataacattaaattggcAACCaccaaaattttcaaatggaCAAATTATTg catatcttattttatatacaactgATGATACAAGTTCAGACAATGAGTGGATAACTGAAACAGTTGAAGGGGAACTTATGTCTTACTCAATAAAAGGACTGACACCAagtaccaattattttttcaaaatccaaGCTAAAAATTCTATTGGTTATGGTCCATTTAGTCCTACTATTAGTATCAAAACATTGCCAG gtgGTATCCCTAACAATGATGGAACATCACTAAAag ATGGAAAAAGTGGTATTAACAacacaacaattttatatatactgatCGCATGTTGTTTGTTACTTATATCTTGTATTGGAATTGGAATTGCTTTATTATGCTGTAAACAAAATAAGCCATTAAGAAACCGAAGTAAAAAAGg gTATATTAAAGGATCAACTGGTTATAATGCGAAGGGAGTAGCACAGTCTCCAAGTATTAAACCACCAGATTTATGGATACACCATGATCAAATGGAATTGAAATCAATGGAAAAATCATCACAAGGTTCATTAGATACTAGTTCTGGATGTGGTCAAGGAAGTTCAAACACGTATGATGGACCTGACACTCGTGTTACCATACATCATGTACCGCAGACTACCAattctttagaaaaaaataactatgtttCGTCCTATGtgg gtaATACAGTTATTCAACCTTTATTGTCGGATGAAAAAGTTTCCACATTAAATAAACGCTTTAAACCTGTTGTTTTACCTGTTGACTCATTTGattctatttataatgata ctatggCAACATTACCTAGTCAGGAAACTCGTTCACCTCATCCAAAATCTCAATATGCAACCGCAACTAGAGCTCATGTAACTGTAGATTTAACAGCTG gAGCtcctgaaaataattatattgttcaagCAACTACAATTCCAGATAAATTTGAATCTATACCAGT
- the LOC114120317 gene encoding neogenin isoform X3 codes for MRPTGGVCRKLLLSGWCLTLRLLLFVAPVRSSVRFITEPSDIVTTAGKTIRLDCEANFDSVATLPQIRWRIPDGQYFDFIGDTRRSILKNGSLLIKNVFNNDEKDISEGLEAYQCVAFVDNIGSAVSRIATITLARLSPFEKQPTDLRLFPGQTAHFSCVINSQPLPKITWFKDHSPLVIDRTRMTIFPSGALEIDYVQKEDNGAYRCNVTGLDRHRLSDPGVLTVVENEDIIKRLKAPEFVAKPQSTIALEGSIVTLDCAAVGNPRPQISWLKGGTLIDMAYLDSRFSIIGTGGLQITQVNKNDDGNYICRVENHEDSTDASATLEVHVKPQFIRKPKDTMVLEKEDIILECEVAGKPPPRVTWLKNGDRIKQDEYLQFVNGTNLKISGLMTMDSGMFQCLASNPAGNIQSSAFLNVFHADNLPSSNSSTNISTDLVNTFSAAEKPKDLKNNLPSSPRALEASFVSSRLATLTWINPLKTNGEILTYTIFYQEEGSDRERMTNTSQTEITISGLLPDKHYLFRVMAVNEYGIGESSPRLKVMTKAEINLPGQPYNVTAKAVSPTSIYVSWSRPEYGSENLKEYKLFYMKDSTSEEQFFITKHTDREISDLSPYTKYKIWVVAYNQNGPGMKSLEVVVLTRPSAPSQPPQNIVVEAISSTEINIRWEHPPKSSQNGIITGYKIRYKKLDKKSSGDTITTAGDNLEYQISGLDKSSTYQIRLWTLNTVGFSPPSEWFTVLPFDKNLREDTVPDAPTNFKVRAFSNSLLITWSPPKDKSIIVREYTLGWGKGVPDVYKEKINPKIRQYEIKNLEQNADYVLSLAAVNEMGLGPIVYQMATIREQTIINTLEESSNPIIPPIGLKTNVISPNAIEVSWTDNSLLEFDSNVEDVRLYLVRYKPSYSPNNARYKYVNTTELSCIINDLKPNTQYEFTVKLIKGQFESAWSLLAMNNTQEAKPASPPRDLTAVKNEDKPQSITLNWQPPKFSNGQIIAYLILYTTDDTSSDNEWITETVEGELMSYSIKGLTPSTNYFFKIQAKNSIGYGPFSPTISIKTLPGGIPNNDGTSLKDGKSGINNTTILYILIACCLLLISCIGIGIALLCCKQNKPLRNRSKKGYIKGSTGYNAKGVAQSPSIKPPDLWIHHDQMELKSMEKSSQGSLDTSSGCGQGSSNTYDGPDTRVTIHHVPQTTNSLEKNNYVSSYVAMATLPSQETRSPHPKSQYATATRAHVTVDLTAGAPENNYIVQATTIPDKFESIPVSSAGNPQQQHTGLVNSNEKRQQGHPLKSFSVPAPPPQSAPSTPQQKHIVTVRPQGSSSPYKKNIYSAINNSPSSTSMSSGPKTWKSPLTGLNQRDPITEVESLSKIQTSYSTEELNQEMANLEGLMKDLSAITASEFQC; via the exons ATGCGCCCGACCGGCGGTGTCTGCCGGAAACTACTGTTGTCCGGTTGGTGCCTGACGCTGAGGCTTCTGCTGTTTGTCGCACCAGTACGAA GTAGTGTACGGTTTATAACTGAACCTAGTGATATTGTAACGACTGCTGGTAAAACCATACGATTGGATTGTGAAGCAAATTTTGATAGTGTTGCTACATTGCCTCAAATTAGATGGAGGATTCCTGATGGACAGTACTTTGATTTTATTGGAGATACAAGAAg aTCTATATTGAAAAATGGGTCTCtgcttattaaaaatgttttcaataatgaTGAAAAAGATATTTCTGAAGGCTTGGAAGCATATCAATGTGTAGCATTTGTTGATAATATTGGTTCTGCTGTTAGTCGTATAGCAACTATAACTCTTGCAC gaCTATCGCCATTTGAAAAACAACCTACAGATTTAAGACTTTTTCCTGGACAAACAGCTCATTTCTCCTGTGTGATTAATTCACAACCTTTACCAAAAATAACTTGGTTCAAAGACCATTCACCATTAGTTATAGATAGAACTCGTATGACAATATTCCCATCAG gagCATTAGAAATTGATTATGTTCAAAAAGAAGACAATGGTGCTTATCGATGTAATGTTACTGGTTTGGATAGGCATAGATTAAGTGATCCTGGAGTATTGACAGTTGTTGAAAATGaag atataattaaaagattaaaagcTCCAGAATTTGTTGCTAAACCTCAATCAACAATAGCTTTAGAAGGATCGATTGTAACTCTAGATTGTGCTGCTGTTGGAAATCCACGGCCACAAATTTCTTGGTTAAAAGGTGGTACTCTAATTGATATGGc gtatctagATTCCCGATTTAGCATAATTGGTACTGGTGGCTTACAAATTACACAAGTGAATAAAAATGACGATGGAAATTATATTTGCCGGGTAGAAAATCATGAAGATTCTACTGATGCTTCTGCTACATTAGAAGTTCATG ttaagccACAATTTATTCGTAAACCCAAAGATACAATGGTTCTTGAAAAAGAAGATATAATATTGGAGTGTGAAGTAGCTGGTAAACCTCCACCACGAGTTACTTGGCTAAAAAATGGCGATAGAATTAAACAAGATGAGTATCTACAGTTTGTTAATGG aaccaatttaaaaatatctgggTTGATGACCATGGATTCTGGCATGTTCCAATGTTTGGCATCAAACCCTGCCGGTAATATTCAATCATCAgcatttttaaacgtttttcaTGCAG ACAATTTACCTAGTTCAAACAGTTCTACCAATATTAGTACTGATTTAGTCAATACATTCTCTGCAGCTGAAAAACCCaaggatttaaaaaacaatcttCCATCATCCCCAAGAGCATTAGAAGCGAGTTTTGTATCGTCTAGGTTAGCCACATTAACTTGGATTAATCCACTAAAAACTAATGGCGAGATATTAacttacacaatattttatcaagaaGAAGGATCTGAcag AGAACGAATGACAAACACATCACAAACTGAAATAACTATTAGTGGATTATTGCCTGATAAACATTATCTCTTTAGAGTAATGGCAGTAAATGAATATGGTATTGGTGAAAGTTCACCACGTTTGAAAGTAATGACCAAGGcagaaattaatttaccaGGACAACCTTATAATGTTACTGCTAAAGCAGTGTCACCTACATCAATTTATGTGTCTTGGTCTAGACCAGAATATGGCAGTGAGAATTtgaaagaatataaattattttatatgaag GATTCAACTTCCgaagaacaattttttataacaaaacatacAGACCGTGAAATAAGTGATTTAAGTCCATATACCAAGTATAAAATTTGGGTAGTGGCATACAATCAAAATGGTCCCGGTATGAAGTCCTTGGAAGTAGTTGTGTTAACAAGACCTTCAGCTCCATCACAACCAccacaaaatattgttgttgaaGCAATTTCTTCTAcg gagATTAATATTAGGTGGGAACATCCACCAAAGTCTAGTCAAAATGGAATTATAACAGGTTATAAAATTCGATACAAAAAGCTGGATAAAAAATCATCTGGTGACACTATCACAACTGCTGGTGATAATTTAGAATATCAAATTTCTGGTTTAGACAAAAGTTCA ACTTATCAAATTCGTTTATGGACTTTAAATACTGTTGGATTTAGCCCACCTTCAGAGTGGTTTACAGTACTAccatttgataaaaatctaAGAGAAGATACTGTCCCTGATGCACCTACTAATTTCAAAg ttcGAGCTTTTtccaattcattattaataacttggTCTCCACCAAaagataaaagtataattgtgAGAGAGTATACATTAGGATGGGGTAAAGGTGTTCCTGATGTAtataaggaaaaaataaatccaaaaatacgacaatatgaaattaaaaatttag aacAAAATGCTGATTATGTATTGAGTCTTGCTGCTGTTAATGAAATGGGCCTTGGACCAATAGTATACCAAATGGCAACCATAAGAGAACAAACAATCATAAACACATTGGAGGAATCATCAAATCCAATAATACCACCAATTGGTTTAAAAACTAACGTTATTTCTCCTAATGCCATAGAAGTATCTTGGACAGATAATTCTCTTCTAGAGtttgat TCAAATGTTGAAGATGTACGGCTTTACCTTGTACGATACAAACCGTCCTATTCGCCTAACAATGCACGTTACAAATATGTCAACACCACTGAACTTTCTtgcattattaatgatttaaaacctAATACTCAATATGAGTTTACAGTAAAATTGATCAAG GGCCAATTTGAAAGTGCTTGGAGCTTACTTGCGATGAATAATACTCAAGAAGCAAAACCAGCATCACCTCCGAGAGATTTAACTGCTGTTAAAAACGAAGATAAACCTCAatctataacattaaattggcAACCaccaaaattttcaaatggaCAAATTATTg catatcttattttatatacaactgATGATACAAGTTCAGACAATGAGTGGATAACTGAAACAGTTGAAGGGGAACTTATGTCTTACTCAATAAAAGGACTGACACCAagtaccaattattttttcaaaatccaaGCTAAAAATTCTATTGGTTATGGTCCATTTAGTCCTACTATTAGTATCAAAACATTGCCAG gtgGTATCCCTAACAATGATGGAACATCACTAAAag ATGGAAAAAGTGGTATTAACAacacaacaattttatatatactgatCGCATGTTGTTTGTTACTTATATCTTGTATTGGAATTGGAATTGCTTTATTATGCTGTAAACAAAATAAGCCATTAAGAAACCGAAGTAAAAAAGg gTATATTAAAGGATCAACTGGTTATAATGCGAAGGGAGTAGCACAGTCTCCAAGTATTAAACCACCAGATTTATGGATACACCATGATCAAATGGAATTGAAATCAATGGAAAAATCATCACAAGGTTCATTAGATACTAGTTCTGGATGTGGTCAAGGAAGTTCAAACACGTATGATGGACCTGACACTCGTGTTACCATACATCATGTACCGCAGACTACCAattctttagaaaaaaataactatgtttCGTCCTATGtgg ctatggCAACATTACCTAGTCAGGAAACTCGTTCACCTCATCCAAAATCTCAATATGCAACCGCAACTAGAGCTCATGTAACTGTAGATTTAACAGCTG gAGCtcctgaaaataattatattgttcaagCAACTACAATTCCAGATAAATTTGAATCTATACCAGT